In Sulfitobacter albidus, the following proteins share a genomic window:
- a CDS encoding LysR family transcriptional regulator: protein MDWRALPPLSALRAFAAFAQTGNVTAAGDALGVSHAAISQQLRTLETHLDAALLDRSGRALRLTARGEQLAQSLRGGFALMAEGVAQISAARDDRPLHISVTPTLASSWLMPRLSRFRAAHPEVRLMIDPSPEVVTLSPDGIDMAIRYGRGGWPGVDSVLLWQSPMVVVGAPDLAAQVPQGDLPALAGLPWIEEFGLSETSRWRYRTLGDKQPVATLEVPGNLLLDGARDGQGITATARRFVERDIAAGRLVVLHEEARHESGYHIVTRPGVLRPPLKAFVAWLRREAAA, encoded by the coding sequence ATGGATTGGCGCGCGCTTCCCCCCCTGTCGGCCCTGCGGGCCTTTGCCGCCTTTGCGCAGACGGGCAATGTGACGGCGGCAGGGGACGCATTGGGCGTCTCACACGCGGCGATCAGCCAGCAGTTGCGCACGCTTGAGACGCATCTTGACGCCGCTCTGCTGGACCGCTCAGGCCGCGCGCTGCGACTGACCGCGCGCGGTGAGCAATTGGCGCAAAGCCTGCGCGGCGGGTTTGCCCTGATGGCCGAGGGGGTCGCGCAGATCTCGGCGGCGCGGGACGACCGGCCTTTGCATATCTCGGTCACGCCGACGCTGGCGTCATCCTGGCTGATGCCGCGCCTGTCGCGATTTCGCGCGGCGCATCCAGAGGTGCGTTTGATGATCGATCCCAGCCCCGAGGTCGTCACGCTGAGCCCCGACGGGATCGACATGGCAATTCGCTACGGGCGCGGGGGGTGGCCCGGGGTCGATAGCGTGCTTTTGTGGCAAAGCCCGATGGTGGTGGTGGGCGCGCCGGATCTGGCGGCACAAGTGCCGCAGGGGGATCTGCCCGCGTTGGCGGGTCTGCCGTGGATCGAGGAATTCGGCCTGTCGGAAACATCGCGCTGGCGCTACCGCACGCTGGGCGACAAACAACCCGTCGCCACGTTGGAGGTGCCGGGCAATCTGCTGCTGGACGGCGCACGTGACGGGCAGGGGATCACTGCCACCGCGCGCCGCTTTGTCGAGCGGGACATCGCGGCGGGGCGTCTGGTGGTGCTGCACGAGGAAGCGCGCCATGAAAGCGGGTATCACATCGTGACCCGCCCCGGTGTGCTGCGCCCGCCGCTCAAGGCCTTCGTTGCGTGGCTGCGGCGCGAGGCGGCGGCTTAG
- a CDS encoding ABC transporter ATP-binding protein: protein MSTPLLDVKDLRVSFRQDGKLSAAVKGISFHVERGETVALVGESGSGKSVSALSTVSLLGETAQVEGSVTYDGQQMIGASDALLRKVRGNDISFIFQEPMTSLNPLHTIEKQLAESLGLHQGLTGAAARGRIIELLDKVGINDAESRLSSYPHQLSGGQRQRVMIAMALANKPDVLIADEPTTALDVTIQAQILDLLAELKRSEGMGLLFITHDLGVVRRIADRVCVMQHGEIVEQGPTAAIFDSPQHPYTQKLLGAEPSGSPAPVPEGAEVVAEAQNLKIWFPIQQGLLRRTVGHVKAVNDASFSVRAGETIGIVGESGSGKTTLALAVMRLIKSEGGIHFAGQDVRKWSTKELRRLRKDMQIVFQDPFGSLSPRMTCMQIIAEGLSIHNVDPDRDKRELVHDVMIEVGLDPATMDRYPHEFSGGQRQRIAIARAMVLRPRLLVLDEPTSALDMTVQVQIVDLLRALQVKYGLAYLFISHDLRVVRAMSHKVMVMKRGDVIEAGDVDTLYDTPSTEYTRTLLQAAQ, encoded by the coding sequence AGGATGGCAAGCTGTCTGCCGCCGTCAAAGGCATCTCGTTCCACGTCGAGCGGGGCGAGACCGTTGCACTGGTGGGCGAGAGCGGCTCGGGTAAATCTGTCTCGGCGCTCAGCACGGTGAGCCTGCTGGGGGAGACGGCGCAGGTCGAGGGGTCGGTCACCTATGACGGGCAACAGATGATCGGCGCGTCGGACGCGCTGCTGCGCAAGGTGCGCGGCAATGATATCTCGTTCATTTTCCAAGAGCCGATGACCTCGCTCAACCCGCTGCACACTATCGAAAAACAGCTCGCGGAATCGCTGGGGCTGCATCAGGGGCTGACGGGGGCTGCGGCGCGCGGCCGGATCATCGAACTGCTCGACAAGGTGGGGATCAATGACGCGGAAAGCCGGCTGTCCTCCTACCCTCACCAGCTGTCGGGCGGGCAACGGCAGCGGGTGATGATCGCCATGGCCTTGGCCAACAAACCCGACGTACTGATCGCGGATGAGCCGACGACGGCACTGGACGTGACCATCCAGGCGCAGATCCTCGATCTGCTGGCCGAGTTGAAGCGGAGCGAGGGCATGGGCCTGCTGTTCATCACCCATGATCTGGGCGTGGTGCGGCGCATCGCGGACCGCGTTTGCGTGATGCAGCATGGCGAGATCGTGGAGCAAGGGCCAACGGCGGCGATTTTCGACAGCCCGCAACATCCCTACACCCAAAAGCTGCTGGGCGCGGAGCCGTCGGGCAGCCCCGCGCCCGTGCCCGAGGGCGCGGAGGTGGTCGCCGAGGCGCAAAACCTCAAGATCTGGTTCCCGATCCAGCAAGGGCTGCTGCGCCGCACGGTGGGCCATGTGAAGGCCGTCAACGACGCCAGCTTCAGCGTCCGGGCGGGAGAGACCATCGGCATCGTGGGCGAAAGCGGTTCGGGCAAGACCACGCTCGCGCTGGCGGTGATGCGGCTGATCAAATCCGAAGGCGGGATCCATTTTGCCGGTCAGGACGTGCGCAAATGGTCCACGAAAGAGCTGCGGCGCCTGCGCAAGGACATGCAGATCGTGTTTCAGGATCCCTTCGGCAGCCTTAGCCCGCGCATGACCTGCATGCAGATCATCGCCGAAGGGCTCAGCATTCACAACGTCGACCCGGACCGCGACAAGCGCGAACTGGTGCACGATGTGATGATCGAGGTCGGGCTCGACCCCGCCACGATGGACCGCTACCCCCACGAATTCTCCGGCGGGCAGCGCCAGCGAATCGCGATTGCCCGCGCAATGGTGCTGCGTCCGCGCCTGCTGGTGCTCGACGAGCCGACGAGTGCGCTGGATATGACCGTACAGGTGCAGATCGTCGATCTGTTGCGGGCGCTTCAGGTGAAATACGGGCTGGCCTACCTGTTCATCAGCCACGATCTGCGGGTCGTGCGCGCGATGTCGCACAAGGTCATGGTGATGAAGCGCGGCGATGTGATCGAGGCGGGGGATGTCGATACGCTGTATGACACCCCCAGCACCGAATACACCCGGACGCTGCTGCAAGCCGCACAGTAG